The DNA sequence GCGCGTAAAAACCGCCAGTTGCCGCCGGCATCTCCCTTTGCAGGGGCCCCGGCAATGTATCATCCGTTTTCACCTAAAACCCCACCCCCACGCCATGGGCCTGATGGATTTCCTGAACACCGAAGGCGAAAAGAAGCCGGCCGATGCCTCCCAACCCACTGCTGGGGCCGGTGCCTCGTTCGGCAGTACCGACGCCAACACCTACACAGTGGCGAGTGGTGATTCCCTTTCGAAAATTGCCAAAAACCACTACGGCGACGGTACCAAGTGGCACCAGATTTACGAGGCCAACAAGGACCTCATCGGCACCAACCCCGACCTCATCGAAGTAGGCCAGGTGTTGATCCTACCTAGCATCTAGGTACTTTTTTGCAGAAAAAAGGCAAGAAAAGCCTGGGCCCCTGGCCCGGGCTTTTTTGAGCCTGCTGGCGAAAAACTTGTGGCGCCTTTTGCAAAAGCAAATTTTTCGCTTCTATATTTGCCATTACCAATCCGGTACGCTCCCCCTCGCGGTGGTGCAGCGTTTCATCTTATACAGAA is a window from the Hymenobacter nivis genome containing:
- a CDS encoding LysM peptidoglycan-binding domain-containing protein, whose protein sequence is MGLMDFLNTEGEKKPADASQPTAGAGASFGSTDANTYTVASGDSLSKIAKNHYGDGTKWHQIYEANKDLIGTNPDLIEVGQVLILPSI